From Thermogladius calderae 1633, a single genomic window includes:
- the radA gene encoding DNA repair and recombination protein RadA — MSEGGSSSKVIYVKDLPGVNPQIAEKLESAGYTTVWALIVARPEEVSEKTGLPPTTVSRIIDSARKVLGLTFKTAKDVKYERLSIKKITTGSRELDNILGGGVETKTITEFFGEYGTGKTQICHQLSVNVQLPPEKGGLSGKAVYVDTEGTFRWERIEAMARAVGLEPDKAMENIFYQRAYNSDHQISIVEELFSFVPKNNVRLVVLDSVTSHFRAEYPGREHLAERQQKLNAHLHQLMRLAEAYNLAVVVTNQVMARPDVFYGDPTVAVGGHVLAHTPGVRVQLRKSKGNKRIARIVDAPHLPEGEAVFVITEEGIRDAEE; from the coding sequence GTGAGCGAGGGTGGGTCTTCTAGCAAGGTAATTTACGTGAAGGATTTACCGGGCGTCAACCCTCAAATAGCCGAGAAGCTCGAGTCTGCTGGGTACACTACTGTTTGGGCTCTAATAGTCGCTAGACCCGAGGAGGTCTCGGAGAAGACCGGGCTGCCCCCCACAACGGTGTCGAGGATCATTGACTCCGCGAGGAAGGTTCTCGGGCTGACCTTCAAGACGGCCAAGGACGTAAAGTACGAGAGGCTGTCTATAAAGAAGATAACGACGGGTAGTAGAGAGCTCGACAACATCCTAGGCGGAGGGGTCGAGACCAAGACCATTACCGAGTTCTTCGGCGAGTACGGCACGGGGAAGACCCAGATATGCCACCAGCTCAGCGTTAATGTGCAACTACCGCCCGAGAAGGGTGGACTGTCTGGGAAGGCGGTCTACGTAGACACCGAGGGGACTTTCAGGTGGGAGAGGATCGAGGCGATGGCTAGAGCTGTGGGTCTAGAGCCCGACAAGGCTATGGAGAACATATTCTACCAGAGGGCGTACAACAGCGACCACCAGATCAGCATAGTCGAGGAGCTCTTCAGCTTCGTGCCCAAGAACAACGTGAGGCTTGTAGTGTTAGACAGCGTCACGAGCCACTTCAGGGCGGAGTACCCTGGTAGAGAGCACCTGGCCGAGAGGCAGCAGAAGCTCAACGCGCACCTACACCAGTTAATGAGGCTCGCGGAGGCTTACAATCTAGCGGTGGTCGTGACAAACCAGGTAATGGCCAGGCCCGACGTGTTCTACGGCGACCCTACCGTAGCCGTGGGAGGGCACGTACTAGCGCATACACCCGGTGTTAGAGTCCAGCTGAGAAAGTCGAAAGGCAACAAAAGGATAGCAAGGATCGTCGACGCCCCCCACCTACCAGAGGGGGAGGCGGTCTTCGTAATAACGGAGGAGGGTATTAGGGACGCCGAGGAGTGA